In the Melanotaenia boesemani isolate fMelBoe1 chromosome 14, fMelBoe1.pri, whole genome shotgun sequence genome, CTGAAAATCACACCATACTCACGCAGAGAGACAGCAACTGTGTGAGCCTGTGAGATGATGTAGTCTGTTTCCTGAGATGTAGTGAAAACACTGGAAGTGCACTGATTCTGGATCGTCTATGGCATAACAAAGCAGCTCTGTCCTATTTCACAGCTCTTACTCCTCCTGCTGCTTCACATCTCACTTTAATTTGTTGACATATCTGTTTTGAATGAAACCACATCCTGGAAAAGCcttcatacaaacacacactcctcctctccttttctcACCTCCTCTCATTTCAAAGGCATGGTGGTATGTTTTCAATACAGTGGGATGCATTTGTATTTCCTCTGAAATTCTTGTGAATATTTGTGGTAACATGCAAGTAAGTGTATATGTACCTGGAGGGAATGTGGATATTATACAGGACTGATGTCTCCTGTGCTGAAATGCTGAAATGATTATGTCTTGCAGTTATtaacataaaatgtttctgcatcTGATGTTATGGTTAATTCTGATAATGCACAATTATACTCTTTAAAACTTTTGACTGACTTCCAATATTGTCAACAGTTTAAGATAGAAGGGACTAATCTAGCACAATTCACTGATTTTGACAACTGAAAACTTCCTTATCATCCTATCAGTTAGCTTTTTTTAACTGACTTTttgctcatttctttttttctagctAACGGCGTGCAGATGCAGAGGGATGTCCAGTGCTGTATGTTGTACTCCCAGGGCAAGGTGCGTACCAAAGATGTGTTGCGGTTTGAGGTGCAGACGGAGGGGCCTGACTGCAGTATACGAGCCATCATGCAAGTATTTCAGCTATCTACTCCTGGAGCTTAAGAGCAATTTGCAGGCATGGAAAATATGCCTCTCATTACAGGAAGGCAGAGCCAGGCTGAGAGGCATTGTCATCTTTCCAGGTCAAGTTGTTATGGCAGGGCTTGGAGTTGTAATTGCCAGGGAAGTAAGACAGGAAATATGTAGGAATAACAAGCCATCTGAAAAATACCTTGCGAGCCAGCTGAGCCCCGCTGCAGTCAGTCAGAACAGCAGGGTTTAGTTAAGTAAACCGCATTGCGATACCTATTGTTTCCAGCAGGGCAGAGAAATCTGATGTAGCTGGGGAATGAAGAGTTTGCTTTTCATGTGTCCAAATCACACAAACATGGAATTCTTACTCAGTTGATACAAGAGTTGCTTTTGGTCTTCTGTGTTTTATGCAGTGATTTCCAACAGacttctttaaatttttatctGCTCTTGTGattatttattcttatatttACTCTCTTTCGGCTTACATGACTTCCTCCACAAATACATTTTGACACTAATGTCGTTTTCCTTCAGTTTTCACTTGGTCTTAATGCTGCCACCCTGTGTTACATAAAaggtattgattttttttttcatagtctTTACACAAAGAAAGCAGTTAAGTGTGCAGACCCCAGTGATCGGAAGGTGAAACGGTTATTGAGGAAGCTCATCTTGAGACAGAGAGCCAAGGAACAACGGATGTGGTTCCTTTCTGATGACAACCTGCCCGtcatgtcagaggtcagacCCAAGTCACTTAACTGCTCCTTTGAACTCTACACAAAGCCTTGCATGCACCTACTGATGATATTTATGTCATACAGACAGCAGCTGACgtaaaacataacatttatgCTTTCTAGAAACATCTGGATAGGCCTGTGGAAagcatctaaaaaaaacactatctCTGTGTCTATCTCTGACTGTTAACATTAAACACTAGGTCAAATTAAGCACTAACAAgatcaaaaacatcttttcagttATGAAAAGCCTACATCACTGATCATTGCTACACTTTAACTGATGAAATGATCTCCAAGTACAGTTTCTACGGCTGATGCTATGCAAATTTAACCTCATTAGGATCTGCTATTGATGATTGTTGTTACACCTAAAATCCACTGTTAAAAGACATTGCATTAGCAAGTAAGATAGAATAGCTCACAATAGTTTATGGCTCAGCAAAACAGACAAATTTCAGACTCCTGAGAAGTCATGGAAATCTATATCTTTCCCAAAACCAATAGCAGATCTGACTAATAAGCtggtgctttttttattttattttattttatttttgttttgttttttttccctgtaaTTCTACTCTCACAAAAAAATCAGCTGC is a window encoding:
- the ccl44 gene encoding chemokine (C-C motif) ligand 44 — its product is MFILQMLTIVSLTVIFLASVEANGVQMQRDVQCCMLYSQGKVRTKDVLRFEVQTEGPDCSIRAIILYTKKAVKCADPSDRKVKRLLRKLILRQRAKEQRMWFLSDDNLPVMSEDQKNNWVVHNVD